In the genome of Candidatus Ornithobacterium hominis, the window GTGCATTGAAATTGGCAATATCCTGCAATTGATTGTTAGTTTTTGTAGCACTTCTAAATACCAGCTGTCCCACAGGTTGTGATGAAGCATCAAATCTGATGATGAACGGCGGCGGTGCCCCGGGTGGTAAAAACACCTGAGAACGGTTGGACAGTGCATTGATCGTAGCAATTGCTTCCCCCATTTCAGTACCTTCATAAAAGGTAACTTTCATTAAGGTAAGTCCTTGCGTATTTTTAGATTCGATACTTTTGATACCATTGGTAAAAAGCATCATATTTACATACATTTTCGTAAAGTATCCTTCCATCTGTTGTGGAGTGTAACCATTGAACGTGTGCGCAATGTACACCACCGGTAAATTCATTTCGGGAAGAATATCTACTTTAATATCTTTGGTTGCTTTGAGACCAAAAAATAATAATCCCAATACCAAAACCATAATTGCTATGGGTTTTTGAAGGGCAAATTTTATCATATTCATAAACGAATGCTTTAAAAATTATGGCGTTAATAATTGAATGTTTCCTTGTGCAGATGCCAGTAGTAATAATGCTTGCCACACATTATTCTGTGCAATTTCATAATCAATTTCGGCTCTGTTCAAGCTAAACAAGGCTTGCGTATAATCAACTAAAGTAGTTAAGCCATTTTCATACAAAGCGGTTTGTTGTTTGTATGCCAAAGCAGCCGCACCTAGTTGAATTTTTGTTTCCTCGAAATTGTCATAGGCATTTTTTAATTGGGCATTTGCCTGATGAAACAATGTATTTAATTCCTTTTGTTGTGCATCAAAGGTGTATTGAAGAGATTGTGTAATATATTTCTGTTCCTTCACTTTTGTATTGTAGCGAAAAAGATTGGTGATGTTCCAGGTAAGTGAAACCCCTAATAAATAGTTGCTACGATCTATTCCAACACCTTTCAAATAATTAGTGGAATAAGCTGAAAGATCTTGCGCATAATTGGACTGGAACCCAGAACCACGACCTTGAACTACACCAAAAGCCGATAGATTTGGTTTTCTATGCGCTTTTAACACTTCGACACTTTGTTCGCTTTCATCGATCTTTGTTTGTTGAAATTTTAAATACGGATGATCGGAAACTTTGATTGCTGTTATTTCCATTGATTTTACTGGCAGCGTAGTACTGTATAGGCTATCCAACTTGTAGGTTTTAAAATCGTCATTCATTAAGTCTGCCAGTTGCTTTGACCACATTAGTTCTTTATCGTATGCCTTTATTTGCAACGATTTGGCATTAGACCATTCCGCTTTTGCCAACTGTGCATCCACTTCCGGTATCAGCCCGCTTTTGGCTCTGGCGAGGGTCATTTCATAAAAAATCTGCGCTCGTTCAGTGTTTTTTTCCTGCACATATTTAACTCGCTGGCTTGCCAGCAAATTGAGGTAAGCGGCTGCCACTTTTATCTGTTGCTGAAATACTTCCTGTTGCAGATCGGCTTTAGCTGTCAATTCTTTTTTACTTCCTAGTTCCACCTGGTTTTTAATTCGTCCGAAAGTGAACAAATTCCAGTTGATATTTGCGAAGTAAAGCGAACCAAATGCGGCATTCCAGTTTTGTTCTGCCAAAGGCATAGAGGTTGCCGCAGAACCCAATCCGCCATAGGCATACATTGGCCCATGCAATGCATTGATGGTGCCGAAACTTTGTTGTGCCGAAAGGGTGAAATCGGGGAGGTATTGTTGCTTTTGAAAAGCGGTATTTTGAGCCGAGGCGTCGACTACTTGTTGTTTTGCTTTGATTTTATCGTACTGGCTTTCTGTACGATGAAGGGCATCTTGCAATGTTAAAACTTGTCCGTAGCTATTGATATAGCCTGCAAATAGCAAACATGCAGATGCAATGAATTTTAATTTCATTATATATAAAATTTAAAAATTGGGAATAAAAAACTATTGCAACTCCGAAACTTTCGAAATCGCTCGCATAGATTTTAGCCTAAAATCAAATTCTATATACGCAATGTAAAATGTAAAGAGGATTGCCCAGAATTGGGACTTTAGTAGAAGAATAAGCGGTGTTTTTTTCTATATCTAGAACAATAGATTCAAAATCGAAAACCGTACCCAACATTTTGTTAGGAATAGCATCGCCCCAGAATTTTACCGAAAAATCAAAATTGTTATCTTTTTTTACACTGTCATCAAGTTTTATAATTTTCGATACATGCTTACAACAATTCTTCTTCTGATCTTTTAAACCCTTCTCCTTTGCAGAACAAATTGGACAAGGTTTGTCCTGATTTTGCTGTTGGGTGTTTGAAAAGCTGTAAACTTTACTCGCCGTTCCTTTACATAAATGTGCATATTGGGTAAAGCCCGAGGACAAAACCAAATAGCAAAGTGAAAGAAATATGACGAACAGTTTTTTCATAGTTTAAAGTACAAAGATAAACACTTTATTTTTAAAGTACAAAGATAAACACTTTATTTTTGTAGAGCTTATATTATTTAGGTAATTTATTGTAAGATTTTGGGGTTCTTCGAAGTATTCTTTTTGCACTATCAGAAGCAACAATTAGCCCAGCTCCCAACATGATAATATCTTTTATCACCAACCTCCCTGCACCTGATAGATATGGAAATCCATATTGCGGGGTCGGAAAATCTCCACCTAGATTGGGGACATACACTTCAGGCGTGGTAATCAGGAACGATAAGGTAACAATAGACATTATGAATGTCAACAGGCCACCTATTAGACCTATTTTTGGGAACCAAATTCCGAGTATTACCGCCAATCCTATCAAAACAATGACCGTTCCTAAGCCGTATGAAAATAAGTATGTGCCATTACCGGTATGCCAATCTACATTTTTCTGTACAGTTTTTCCTTCGGGATTTTTATACAGCGTATGTTCTGCTACTTGTTTTCCCGTTTTATCTATAACGGTTTTATCTGCATTATTGTAGAAGAAACTCATAAAAGGGCTGTTGATAACAAATGGTACGATACCATCAGCTTCATATTGATAAGCTTTCAATCCGCCTGAACGGATTCTACGGCTTCATCAATTTCAGCTTCTTCTTTGACCGCTTTAGCTAGTTGCTTTGCTTTAGCTTTCAAAATGTTTTCGCTTAACCCTAAATGCGCATATTTAGTTTTAAGGGTTTTTAGGATGATTTCAAACATAAATTAGACTTTTTTATTAATTATTAACGCAAAAATGCGTCGATATAATCGGTAATAAATAAAAGTTGTTACGATTTTAGAAAAGCTAGGCGTTGCCTAGTATCTCTTTTTGGTTTTACTAGCTTTTTACACCCTCTTTTTTGTCAAGCGGTGAATTGATTTTTAATAACTCCCTGTTCTTCTCAATCCAACTGGGAGGGGATTTTAAGCGGCTAATTCTTTCTTTGTTTTTTTTTAGCCATTTTTTATAACTAAAATTTTCGGTCATAAAATCGTCTTATCACATATAAGAAACCCCCTTAAAAGGCTTTATATAAGCTGTTTTGGGTACTTTTAGGGCATAAATACAAGTTTTGTACATTTCGTTTTAAACAAAAAAAGAGGGCAAATAGCCCTCAATCTCTTTATCCAAGCCTTTTTCATCGGCTTTTCTCTCTTTCTCTATTCTGTACTTTTTGTTTTATGCCCCTTAGTTTCAATTGTTTTTCTGTTATTATTCGTTATTTTTTTTTAAATTTCACTCTTTCTTTCTTCGGACAGCCTTCTATTCCAAGGTCTCATTATTTATAATTGTATCTTTTGAAAATACCTAAATCATAAATGTTTGAATAGTGTATTGATATTCTTTGACAAATTTTTTTACGCATGAACTTTTTGGAGTTCCATAAAAAATTCTTTTCTTAATATTTAAAATTCTATAATCGTCTGGATGCTTAGTTTTAAGCAACCAGTGTAGATTATATCTAGACTTAAAATGGTCCGATTTAAGCTACCCAGTTTTAGATTGAATAAAAAAACTAATGAAATTCTTTCTTTATAGATTTATCTTATAAATTATAACATTGAATTTAATGGTTGAAGATATGTTATAGATTAATTTTCAATAAGATGATAGAATTATAATAAAAGTACTTATTTATTGATATTTTTAGTCATTAAAAACCCAAATGGCTGGTAAAAGTGAAAAAGAAATTTTTTTGTAGCCATCTTTTTCAAAAAGAAGAGCGAAATTACCGTCCCAAGTTTGTGCTAAAGAAGAATATGCACTGGCTCCAGGGTAGATAATTTTGCCTTCAGACCAGCTTTTACCTTGATTTGTACTGTATTTAATACCTAAATTTTTTCGGTCTTTTTGGTCATGTAAATTAGCAAATACCAAAGCCTTACCTTGAAAATCGTATAACATCATAGCTCCGTTACACGTTGGGTCTATCAAGTCATTTTTAACTTCATTTGAAATTAATTTCCCCTCTGGGTTAAATACATAAATTTTTCTCGCTCCTAAATCTCTCACTCGCGAATTTAAAAGAATATTCCCATTCGGTAAGGCTGTAATGTTAGTCTCATCAGCAGGAGCTACAGGCCCTGCAAACCTCTCCCAAGTTTTGCCGTGATTTTTGCTGGTAAAAACAAATACGCCTTCTTCTAAAGTCACTAAAGTCTGATAAATATTCCCGGCATTATCTTGCGTTGCTTGTCCAGATGTTATGAATCTGAAATATTTCTCTGAATTAGCTGGGGCAATATCATCTGTAATATCACGGGGCTGAGACCAAGTTTTCCCGTTGTCATGACTTACAATCACGTGATGACGAAAAATACCTTTGGCGTTGACCAAGTCCATATAATTGTAGAAGAGGAAAATGTCTTGAGTTACTCTATCCACTACCATACTAGCATCTGAAGCGGATTGCCCTTTGGGGAAATCAACAATGCGCTCTGCTGCCGTCCAAGTTTTTCCATTATCAAAACTACGTTTCATGACAATGTTGATATCATCATTGTATTTCAAGTCGCCACATTGGTTGAAGCGCTCATCAACCACGGCAATCAAAGTTCCATCTGGTGCAGTGACCAAAGAAGGGATTCTAAAGCATCCACCGTTCAAATATTTGGTGTCATAAAATAAATCTGCATTGGCAGGAGTTGTTTGTGCTTGGGCAATAACTGCCGTAAATAATAGTAATAAAAGCTTTTTCATTTTTATAAAAATTTACCTGTATAACTTTTTTTGTTCTTTTTTATTTCTTCTGGCGTTCCCGTAGCGACTACTTCTCCGCCTCTTTGTCCACCTTCAGGTCCCATATCAATTACATAATCTGCTACTTTAATGACATCAATATTGTGTTCGATTATCACGACAGAGTTCCCTAAGTTAACTAATTTTTGTATTACTTCCAATAAAATATTAATATCTTCAAAATGTAAACCTGTGGTCGGCTCATCTAAAATGTAAAAAGTGTTTCCCGTCTGAATTTTACTTAATTCTGTAGCCAACTTCACACGCTGTGCTTCTCCTCCACTCAGCGTCGTCGACTGTTGACCTAACGTAATATAACCTAAACCAACCTCTTGCAACATTTTCACCCGACGATGAATTTTTGGAATCGGTTCAAAAAATTCTACGGCTTCATCTACATTCATATCTAAAACATCAGCAATAGATTTCCCTTTATACCTGACTTCCAAGGTTTCACGATTGAATCTCTTCCCATGGCAAGTTTCACAAGATACATAAATATCTGGTAAAAAGTTCATTTCAATCAACTTAAGCCCCGCACCTTGGCAAGTTTCGCATCTTCCTCCTTTGACATTGAAACTAAAACGCCCAGGTTTATATCCTCTAATTTTAGATTCGGGTAATTCTGCAAATAGATTTCGAATATCTGAAAACACCCCCGTATAAGTCGCTGGGTTACTACGCGGCGTACGACCAATTGGAGACTGGTCGATATCAATCACTTTATCAATTTTTTCTAAGCCTTTAAATTTTTTGTACGGATATGGCTTTTGGATAGAATTATAGAAATGTTGATTTAGAATTCTATAAATCGTTTCATTAATCAACGTTGATTTGCCACTTCCCGAGACGCCACTCACCACCGTTAAAGCTCCCAAAGGAATTTTCACGTTTACATCTTTTAAATTATTACCCGATGCTCCTATAATTTCCACAAAATCACCATTGCCTTTCCTTCGTTCTTTTGGGATTTCAATTTTTCGGATTCCGTTGATGTAATCTGCTGTTAAAGTCTTCGCTTTTACTATATTTTTAGGCTTACCTTGCCACACTACTTCACCACCTTTCACACCTGCTTTGGGGCCCATATCTACCACATAATCTGCTGCTAAAATCATTTCCTCATCATGTTCTACGACTACCACAGAATTACCAATGTCACGAAGACCTTTCAGTGATTCTATCAATTTCACATTATCTCGCGGATGCAAACCGATAGAAGGTTCATCTAAAATGTATAAAACATTGACCAGCTGAGTTCCGATTTGTGTGGCTAATCGAATTCGCTGCGATTCTCCACCACTCAAGGTTTTAGAACCACGGCTCAAGGTCAAATAATCTAA includes:
- a CDS encoding HYC_CC_PP family protein, whose protein sequence is MKKLFVIFLSLCYLVLSSGFTQYAHLCKGTASKVYSFSNTQQQNQDKPCPICSAKEKGLKDQKKNCCKHVSKIIKLDDSVKKDNNFDFSVKFWGDAIPNKMLGTVFDFESIVLDIEKNTAYSSTKVPILGNPLYILHCVYRI
- a CDS encoding TolC family protein, which produces MKLKFIASACLLFAGYINSYGQVLTLQDALHRTESQYDKIKAKQQVVDASAQNTAFQKQQYLPDFTLSAQQSFGTINALHGPMYAYGGLGSAATSMPLAEQNWNAAFGSLYFANINWNLFTFGRIKNQVELGSKKELTAKADLQQEVFQQQIKVAAAYLNLLASQRVKYVQEKNTERAQIFYEMTLARAKSGLIPEVDAQLAKAEWSNAKSLQIKAYDKELMWSKQLADLMNDDFKTYKLDSLYSTTLPVKSMEITAIKVSDHPYLKFQQTKIDESEQSVEVLKAHRKPNLSAFGVVQGRGSGFQSNYAQDLSAYSTNYLKGVGIDRSNYLLGVSLTWNITNLFRYNTKVKEQKYITQSLQYTFDAQQKELNTLFHQANAQLKNAYDNFEETKIQLGAAALAYKQQTALYENGLTTLVDYTQALFSLNRAEIDYEIAQNNVWQALLLLASAQGNIQLLTP
- a CDS encoding sialidase family protein, whose product is MKKLLLLLFTAVIAQAQTTPANADLFYDTKYLNGGCFRIPSLVTAPDGTLIAVVDERFNQCGDLKYNDDINIVMKRSFDNGKTWTAAERIVDFPKGQSASDASMVVDRVTQDIFLFYNYMDLVNAKGIFRHHVIVSHDNGKTWSQPRDITDDIAPANSEKYFRFITSGQATQDNAGNIYQTLVTLEEGVFVFTSKNHGKTWERFAGPVAPADETNITALPNGNILLNSRVRDLGARKIYVFNPEGKLISNEVKNDLIDPTCNGAMMLYDFQGKALVFANLHDQKDRKNLGIKYSTNQGKSWSEGKIIYPGASAYSSLAQTWDGNFALLFEKDGYKKISFSLLPAIWVFND